The following are encoded in a window of Phragmites australis chromosome 22, lpPhrAust1.1, whole genome shotgun sequence genomic DNA:
- the LOC133904674 gene encoding auxin response factor 24-like isoform X1 — MAAVSAVAGGDGGGGAEGGGGGGGKDALFVELWKACAGPLSCVPPLGEKVYYFPQGHIEQVEASTNQVAEQQGAPLYNLPWKIPCKLMNIELKAEQDTDEVYAQLTLLPDKKRDENTSTMAENEEEEVVPNAPPAMNERLRIHSFCKTLTASDTSTHGGFSVLRRHADECLPSLDMSQHPPNQELVAKDLHGVEWRFRHIFRGQPRRHLLQSGWSVFVSTKRLVAGDAFIFLRDENGELRVGVRRALRHQTSIPSSVISSHSMHLGVLATAWHAVNTGSMFTIYYKPRTSPAEFVVSRDRYYESLKQNYSIGMRFKMRFEGEEAAEQRFTGTIVGIGASDPSGWADSKWRSLKVRWDEASSFPRPERVSPWQIEPAVSPSPVNPLPALRIKRSRPNVNTSSSDLSAVNREVASKIMADSQQNSLPMALHGQGSKPLTSRFGESSDLKIAQDLTMWSSGIDQERNNIATQTKLSLEGWMQMRRPEGYNQMLPGFQPLKDAQNPLCSFPSQISGNRSNTWDTMDVRFPVQQANHNMLLPGFMPRDTGFLMNQQNYLAMPDAALPQRAEFAKFSGNSAFTSLQGHDIDQRSLGLFGNIESSSHIDHASSNLMKPRPLVIDNDVQKTKGTSFRLFGIPLDSPAKSEPLVSPPSVAYDGKLKTSPSEKGNQLDVIEVDNCSVPSNAVKQPDGLQSDSVTENNQPCPEATQNIQNKVQNGSTRSCKKVHKQGNALGRSVDLTKFTCYSELITELDRMFDFDGELSSPRKDWLVVYTDNEGDMMLVGDDPWNEFCNMVHKIFIYTREEVESMNPGALNSRSEDSLSTSLGRGLASKEPQCGPSTSENR, encoded by the exons ATGGCGGCAGTGTCAGCGGTGGCCGGCGGTGATGGAGGGGGAG GCGCggagggaggcggaggcggaggagggaaGGACGCGCTGTTCGTCGAGCTGTGGAAGGCGTGCGCGGGGCCGCTCTCGTGCGTGCCGCCGCTCGGGGAGAAGGTCTACTACTTCCCGCAGGGCCACATCGAGCAG GTGGAGGCGTCCACGAACCAGGTCGCTGAGCAGCAGGGGGCGCCGCTCTACAACCTGCCATGGAAGATCCCCTGCAAGCTCATGAACATCGAACTGAAG GCTGAGCAAGATACTGATGAGGTGTATGCCCAGCTCACCCTGCTCCCTGATAAG AAGCGAGATGAGAATACCTCTACAATGGCCGagaatgaggaggaggaagtggtGCCTAATGCGCCACCAGCTATGAATGAGCGGCTTCGCATCCATTCCTTCTGCAAGACGCTAACTGCCTCAGACACAAGCACACATGGTGGATTCTCAGTGTTGCGCCGGCACGCAGATGAGTGCCTCCCGTCACTG GACATGAGTCAGCATCCCCCAAATCAAGAGCTGGTAGCCAAGGACCTGCATGGGGTCGAGTGGCGCTTCCGTCACATATTTCGAG GTCAGCCACGAAGACACCTTCTTCAGAGTGGTTGGAGTGTTTTCGTTAGTACCAAGCGTCTTGTTGCTGGGGATGCCTTCATATTTCTCAG AGATGAGAATGGGGAGCTACGTGTTGGAGTTCGGCGTGCATTGAGACACCAAACTAGTATTCCATCTTCAGTCATATCAAGCCACAGTATGCATCTCGGTGTTCTTGCAACAGCATGGCATGCGGTGAATACTGGGAGTATGTTCACTATCTACTACAAGCCAAG GACTAGTCCAGCTGAATTTGTGGTCTCACGGGATCGGTACTATGAATCACTGAAACAGAATTATTCAATAGGGATGAGATTTAAGATGAGATTTGAAGGCGAAGAGGCGGCAGAGCAAAG ATTCACTGGCACAATAGTTGGAATAGGTGCTTCTGATCCATCTGGCTGGGCTGACTCAAAATGGCGTTCCCTTAAG GTGAGATGGGATGAAGCTTCTTCTTTTCCTCGTCCTGAAAGAGTTTCTCCTTGGCAAATAGAACCTGCTGTTAGCCCTTCTCCTGTGAACCCACTTCCAGCACTCAGAATCAAGAGGTCTCGCCCAAATGTTAATACTTCATCATCTGACTTGTCAGCTGTAAACAGAGAAG TTGCTTCTAAAATCATGGCAGACTCTCAGCAAAATAGTCTCCCAATGGCCTTGCACGGTCAGGGAAGTAAACCTTTAACAAGTCGATTTGGCGAGAGCAGTGATTTAAAGATTGCTCAGGATCTCACCATGTGGTCTTCAGGAATTGATCAAGAGAGAAACAATATTGCTACCCAGACAAAGCTAAGTTTGGAGGGTTGGATGCAGATGAGAAGACCTGAAGGTTACAATCAGATGTTACCAGGATTTCAACCACTGAAAGATGCACAGAATCCGCTTTGTTCTTTTCCTAGTCAAATATCTGGAAACCGTTCAAATACCTGGGACACAATGGATGTTCGTTTTCCAGTCCAACAAGCCAACCACAATATGTTACTACCTGGTTTTATGCCTCGTGACACTGgttttttgatgaatcaacAAAATTATCTAGCGATGCCTGATGCTGCACTTCCTCAAAGGGCtgaatttgcaaaatttagtgggAATTCAGCTTTCACTTCGCTTCAGGGCCATGACATTGATCAGCGCTCCTTAGGCTTATTTGGCAATATTGAGTCAAGTTCCCACATAGATCATGCATCATCGAATTTGATGAAGCCCCGACCTTTGGTTATTGATAATGATGTTCAGAAAACCAAAGGCACTTCATTCAGGCTATTTGGGATTCCTCTTGACAGCCCAGCAAAATCTGAACCTCTGGTATCCCCACCAAGTGTTGCATATGATGGGAAGCTTAAAACTTCTCCATCAGAAAAAGGGAATCAACTGGATGTAATTGAAGTGGATAATTGTTCTGTTCCGTCCAATGCTGTGAAGCAACCTGATGGTCTTCAGTCGGATTCTGTTACAGAGAATAATCAGCCCTGTCCAGAAGCTACCCAAAATATTCAGAACAAAGTGCAAAATGGTTCCACCCGAAGCTGCAAGAAG GTCCATAAGCAAGGTAATGCACTGGGCAGGTCGGTTGATCTGACGAAGTTCACTTGCTACAGTGAGTTGATTACTGAATTGGATCGGATGTTTGACTTTGATGGTGAGCTGAGCAGTCCCCGCAAGGATTGGTTGGTCGTCTACACTGACAATGAAGGTGACATGATGCTGGTTGGTGATGATCCCTGGAA TGAATTCTGCAACATGGTCCACAAGATCTTCATCTACACAAGGGAAGAAGTTGAAAGTATGAATCCAGGTGCCCTGAACTCAAGGTCCGAAGATAGTCTGTCTACTTCGCTGGGAAGAGGACTGGCTTCCAAAGAGCCCCAATGTGGCCCGTCTACTTCCGAGAATCGCTAA
- the LOC133904674 gene encoding auxin response factor 24-like isoform X2: protein MAAVSAVAGGDGGGGAEGGGGGGGKDALFVELWKACAGPLSCVPPLGEKVYYFPQGHIEQVEASTNQVAEQQGAPLYNLPWKIPCKLMNIELKAEQDTDEVYAQLTLLPDKKRDENTSTMAENEEEEVVPNAPPAMNERLRIHSFCKTLTASDTSTHGGFSVLRRHADECLPSLDMSQHPPNQELVAKDLHGVEWRFRHIFRGQPRRHLLQSGWSVFVSTKRLVAGDAFIFLRDENGELRVGVRRALRHQTSIPSSVISSHSMHLGVLATAWHAVNTGSMFTIYYKPRTSPAEFVVSRDRYYESLKQNYSIGMRFKMRFEGEEAAEQRFTGTIVGIGASDPSGWADSKWRSLKVRWDEASSFPRPERVSPWQIEPAVSPSPVNPLPALRIKRSRPNVNTSSSDLSAVNREVASKIMADSQQNSLPMALHGQGSKPLTSRFGESSDLKIAQDLTMWSSGIDQERNNIATQTKLSLEGWMQMRRPEGYNQMLPGFQPLKDAQNPLCSFPSQISGNRSNTWDTMDVRFPVQQANHNMLLPGFMPRDTGFLMNQQNYLAMPDAALPQRAEFAKFSGNSAFTSLQGHDIDQRSLGLFGNIESSSHIDHASSNLMKPRPLVIDNDVQKTKGTSFRLFGIPLDSPAKSEPLVSPPSVAYDGKLKTSPSEKGNQLDVIEVDNCSVPSNAVKQPDGLQSDSVTENNQPCPEATQNIQNKVQNGSTRSCKKVHHTLHLYPCP from the exons ATGGCGGCAGTGTCAGCGGTGGCCGGCGGTGATGGAGGGGGAG GCGCggagggaggcggaggcggaggagggaaGGACGCGCTGTTCGTCGAGCTGTGGAAGGCGTGCGCGGGGCCGCTCTCGTGCGTGCCGCCGCTCGGGGAGAAGGTCTACTACTTCCCGCAGGGCCACATCGAGCAG GTGGAGGCGTCCACGAACCAGGTCGCTGAGCAGCAGGGGGCGCCGCTCTACAACCTGCCATGGAAGATCCCCTGCAAGCTCATGAACATCGAACTGAAG GCTGAGCAAGATACTGATGAGGTGTATGCCCAGCTCACCCTGCTCCCTGATAAG AAGCGAGATGAGAATACCTCTACAATGGCCGagaatgaggaggaggaagtggtGCCTAATGCGCCACCAGCTATGAATGAGCGGCTTCGCATCCATTCCTTCTGCAAGACGCTAACTGCCTCAGACACAAGCACACATGGTGGATTCTCAGTGTTGCGCCGGCACGCAGATGAGTGCCTCCCGTCACTG GACATGAGTCAGCATCCCCCAAATCAAGAGCTGGTAGCCAAGGACCTGCATGGGGTCGAGTGGCGCTTCCGTCACATATTTCGAG GTCAGCCACGAAGACACCTTCTTCAGAGTGGTTGGAGTGTTTTCGTTAGTACCAAGCGTCTTGTTGCTGGGGATGCCTTCATATTTCTCAG AGATGAGAATGGGGAGCTACGTGTTGGAGTTCGGCGTGCATTGAGACACCAAACTAGTATTCCATCTTCAGTCATATCAAGCCACAGTATGCATCTCGGTGTTCTTGCAACAGCATGGCATGCGGTGAATACTGGGAGTATGTTCACTATCTACTACAAGCCAAG GACTAGTCCAGCTGAATTTGTGGTCTCACGGGATCGGTACTATGAATCACTGAAACAGAATTATTCAATAGGGATGAGATTTAAGATGAGATTTGAAGGCGAAGAGGCGGCAGAGCAAAG ATTCACTGGCACAATAGTTGGAATAGGTGCTTCTGATCCATCTGGCTGGGCTGACTCAAAATGGCGTTCCCTTAAG GTGAGATGGGATGAAGCTTCTTCTTTTCCTCGTCCTGAAAGAGTTTCTCCTTGGCAAATAGAACCTGCTGTTAGCCCTTCTCCTGTGAACCCACTTCCAGCACTCAGAATCAAGAGGTCTCGCCCAAATGTTAATACTTCATCATCTGACTTGTCAGCTGTAAACAGAGAAG TTGCTTCTAAAATCATGGCAGACTCTCAGCAAAATAGTCTCCCAATGGCCTTGCACGGTCAGGGAAGTAAACCTTTAACAAGTCGATTTGGCGAGAGCAGTGATTTAAAGATTGCTCAGGATCTCACCATGTGGTCTTCAGGAATTGATCAAGAGAGAAACAATATTGCTACCCAGACAAAGCTAAGTTTGGAGGGTTGGATGCAGATGAGAAGACCTGAAGGTTACAATCAGATGTTACCAGGATTTCAACCACTGAAAGATGCACAGAATCCGCTTTGTTCTTTTCCTAGTCAAATATCTGGAAACCGTTCAAATACCTGGGACACAATGGATGTTCGTTTTCCAGTCCAACAAGCCAACCACAATATGTTACTACCTGGTTTTATGCCTCGTGACACTGgttttttgatgaatcaacAAAATTATCTAGCGATGCCTGATGCTGCACTTCCTCAAAGGGCtgaatttgcaaaatttagtgggAATTCAGCTTTCACTTCGCTTCAGGGCCATGACATTGATCAGCGCTCCTTAGGCTTATTTGGCAATATTGAGTCAAGTTCCCACATAGATCATGCATCATCGAATTTGATGAAGCCCCGACCTTTGGTTATTGATAATGATGTTCAGAAAACCAAAGGCACTTCATTCAGGCTATTTGGGATTCCTCTTGACAGCCCAGCAAAATCTGAACCTCTGGTATCCCCACCAAGTGTTGCATATGATGGGAAGCTTAAAACTTCTCCATCAGAAAAAGGGAATCAACTGGATGTAATTGAAGTGGATAATTGTTCTGTTCCGTCCAATGCTGTGAAGCAACCTGATGGTCTTCAGTCGGATTCTGTTACAGAGAATAATCAGCCCTGTCCAGAAGCTACCCAAAATATTCAGAACAAAGTGCAAAATGGTTCCACCCGAAGCTGCAAGAAGGTTCACCACACATTGCATCTTTATCCTT GTCCATAA